CTTAGGTTATTCAGGTATACCACATCCATCACAATAATTGATAACTTATAATGTGGGTGTGAAGAGATAAGTCTATGAAAGTTTTCATATCCAAACTATGCCTATCTTTGAGGAAAAGCAAACAAGATTTTGATCCCAAACAAGCGTACCTCTAAGTAGAAAGATACAGTTAATTGTTGGATAAGTACTGTCTTTTTGTCAGCTTTATTGGATCCTGTTGTACCTTTACACAGCCTTTCTTAACAAAAGCAAAGAATGATAAATTACACATTGCAAAAGGCAAGAGAAGAAGGAGTTGTGTATTGATATATTGGAGTAGCCCACATAATTTAGTATTGTTGGATTGTATAATTTAGCATATTAGCCCCTTCACTTTTCACAGGCACCTATTTCATGTAACCACAGTTAGCCTCAttcacaaatttacaaaaagtacacaaaagaaatcacaaaggaaatgtttttttttttcttacaaaaccTTTTCCAACAATTTCAGTGACCTGCCGAGCTCACTGCATTGCACAGGACATGAAAAGGGAAACGGGAAATGCGCAGCTCCATTACTCAAAAGTCCACACCAAGGCTGTAGTCATGTTAGACTGAGCGGAGGCCCCCGTTAGCGTCTCCTTCTCGTGGTAATGCAGGATGGTATTTTTCATacacagccccccaccccacccccccaatgaGGCTGAGCGGAggccctccctccctgcctccctccttaATGTTTGTTGAAGGAGAGATGGGTTTATCCTTAAGTGGCCCAAAGTAGAATGTGCAGACTGTGAGCCCGGGGGGAGCGGGAAATTGCGGTGCCTTTAATTATGCATGGACAGATTGCATGGCGAGGCTGGAACCAACAAGCTCATACATTTCCTTTGAAGTTTCTGATTAGAATTTATATCATATCTGGGAGGGAAGGAGTGTGACTGTGCTGGGGGGAAGAATGGATTCTTCAAGTGACAAGCAGCTAATTATTTTGTGGAAGCAGGCATCTTGACAGAAAGAAGGCTCCCTGTTTAAAGGGAATTTGTTGCAGAGCACTGACTGCATGGAAACCGGTACAATTCGAGCATTTCGAATTTCTGCACGTTGTGACTCAGCTTTATTAATCTGTGAAGATAAGGCCACTATTGGAAAAGATAAGTAGGGGAAAAGACTCCAAGGAGACAATGTCTGCTTAGAATATTGTGGGGGGGCTAGCAATCACATGGTGAACCCTCTGACTTCTTATTTTGACCGTAGTGTGTGGTacacacagtgttttgtgttttctgcttgCGCTGCACTTTGCACTTTGGTATAGAAAAGCTCTGCACATCCTCCCAGCAGCACGTTTACATTGGCTGGGTATGTCGGGACAGCCGATGTCTGGTGCTAATCCTGTTCAGGTTTTTCCTGGTCTTTGATCTCGGTCAGATGGTTGATCTGCTTGCTGCCTCTCGCCCGCAGAGCGAGATCATCAAGTACTGGGGCTACCCGGCGGAGGAGCACGAAGTGGTCACGGAGGACGGCTACATCCTGAGCATCAACAGGATCTCCTGCGGCGCGGGGAGCAAGGCGTGTGACGGTGCGTGCGGTGCGACCCCGGGGTGACCCGCCGAGGGTGGGAGCTTCAGGCTGCAGATACCATATAGAGCCATCTGCGACCCTTTGATCTCTTCCGTTGTTTCATTGTCAGTCACcagcagtacattacattacattattgtcatttagcagatgctcttattcagagcgacttacataggttacaactttgcatgttacccatttatgcagctggatatttactgaggaaattctgcccaagggtacagaagcagtgccacagtggggaatcaaactagcaacctttcacttacaagccctgctccttatcaatACACCAAACTACCGCCCCTAATGTCAACTGGTGGGGGAGGTATATGTTTTTTAGTATGCCTAGCATGCTATGTTATACATAATATGTATAGGGCTAcgttacatttttataatgagaTGTTTCTGGTTCTCTCTGCAGTATGTCTGGTCCACTCATTCACAGGCTAGGAATAGACATGTGTGGGCTTAACAAGCCAGTTATTTCAAAAAGGAGACCCAAGCTAGGGAGCAAAGGTGTGCAGCCTTGTAATTTACTCTTCCAGTTCCTCTAGTGGAGAAAAGTAGAAGAGTTTCAGTTGATGGCCTTCATCAGTGTGAGTCATTTTTAAGCATGTGAGTGCTGTGCCATTACAAGATCATAGGACAAAAGAGAAATGTTGCCCTGCCTCCCACacagacaaggagagagggcATGATGCTAAGGAAAGTCTGATGTGGTTGCACCACACAATTTCCCTGTTTGACCACACCATCAGATGACTGTCACACCAGCTatcaaatgggaaaaaaaatgggagtCTCTGTATTGGCAAACCGTGCAGGGTTAAACTGAGCCTGTCTGGTACTGAATTTAGTGAACAGGGCATTCAGCCTGCCCCTGGCCTTTGTCATCCATAAATGGATTCCTTTCCTTATTAATGAGACTCGATCACATGATTCAGTTGTCAGAAGATATGGCACTTTGTCAGCTGACAGTCCTTCAGCCCTCTTGAAAGTGTGCCATGTATTTCCACTGTAGCTTTTTTGATATATAACATattgctctctctttttcctgtgCCTTTTTGttatgatatataatatatgaagTTCAATGTAAGTGAGGAAATGACTGCTGTGTTAAAATTCAGGTGaatcatatgtattttttaaatcacataatgttaatttaattttacgTGTTCAGTACATCACTGCCAAACAGTTGCCCTGGCCCTATTACATAGAGGTCCAGGTCAGAATTACTACTCGCATCTTAAGGTGAAAcaatatgtatgttttcttttcttgtagAGTAGATCACAACAAAGCATGGTGCTGGATGGCACAGTTTAGTGTGTTTTTAGTCTTTGGAATGGTAGTGAGTGGCTAGTTCTACCTCTCTTTCAGATATTAAAATTTTATCTGGTGCAAGGAGCAAATGAAGCTGAATATATGAagcaaatgtaatattcataGCTGTCAAGTGGGCCTTAACTTTGCTAAACAGATGTTTGGCTTTTGGACAGAAGTAACTAGGGAAGCTCGCTGACCCACTTGTTAATTTAAACAGAGGTGCCTACCATGCAGCTGAGTATTGAGGTAGACTGTAAAGACTGAAGTCACTCTAGAGGAAGTTTCTTTACGGTGAAAATTGCAGAGCCGAGGTCCTGCTGAGGGGCACTTTGGCTTTGTTGACAAGCTGCGGCCCTTTGTATTGGCTGTTTGTGGTGTTGATAAGGGAGCGCTGGAGGAAAGGGGAAGGGGTCTACACTGCAGGACAAGCACATTCTTCACTGCAGCTGGTTAGGGGAGTGGAGAACCTCTGTCCCACTTACGAATCATGGCCACTCCGGCCCCGTGCAGGAGATTTGGCCTACTGCCACTTCCACATCGCCAACCGAAGGCCCTCCCCAGCACTCTCAGCAGCAATAACTAGAATGAGCCTCGACAGCCATCAACCCTGACTGACACCACCTGAGGGCTGTACGAGAATCTCTGTCTACAAAGCTGAAGTGTCTCGGCATTTTCTTGACTGCTGTTGTGGCTGCAAATGGCAGTCTTTGATTACCCAAGGTTGCTCTTGTTAGTGCGATACCTGGCTTAGGTCGGACACAAATATGGTCCAGCCCGAGCCCCCGGGGATCGGTGTTCAGTATCCTCTCCTTTGTGCTgcttatatttaatttatgaacTGAGCAATCACCACACCACAGTCTAATCTCATCTGTCTGAGCAAAACACACCATTAGACTATATCCCACCCTCCGGTTTCCCTCTCCTCAGCACAACGCCTGGTATGTACTGAAATACGAACACTTTCTGCTGACACAAATCCCTCTGTAAGAGGACCCCACTGCTTCTGGAGGATTTTGGCCATAAgccttattttaaaaatatacatttcgCTCCCCATATTGACAGAGCCAGAGAtttcttgatttttaaattggcttcatttcagATGCACAACACGCTTAGTGCTAATGCTGAGATCGGTATGTCATTAGAAACGCTTTACCAAGCAGGCAGGgggtttcgttttttttttcttgttgttgttttgtttaatccCCCAGCGCTGCTCGTCAGGCTGTCTGGGGGTAGATTTGAAGACTCCCTGGTAAATCTCAATAATATATTCTGATATCCGATTAATAAGTAAACACCCATCAAGCTGTTTGTTTCCCTCTGTGCCCCCTTGCTCGCTAGAGTATGGCAGTGAGAACATTCTTGGGATTTGAAGCTCGCTGATGGAAAAGCACCTCATTTCTTCATGTCCCACTTCTCCAAATCACAGGGGATGGTGTGTGTACCACTCAAAGTATTACAGATATTTTTTGCAATAATTCATTTCCAGACCCGTTTTAGAAAAATGTTCGAGATGTAAAAAAGTAGCAAGCTGCCCTAAAAACCGCAAAAAGGCCATTTTTCCTGTCCAGCATCCTGACTGAGATTGGACCTTATGGGGATACTCCTAAGTGGGTTTTGTCAGACGTTCCTGTGGTCtttgaatgaaagtgaaataaaatgaaatgagtctTATTGAAAGGGCACCTAAGGCtccatcatttaaaataaatgttgaataaGATGTCAAGattaatgtaacattttgtaTTGTTGAGAGTGAATACGTGTAGTTGGACTTACGACACATACACCGAGCCAACAGGCCATGTTGGGCTGATTTATAAGTGCTTGTTATGTTTAACCTAACACATATCTTGGTATTTATTTTAGCATAGAATTAATTCAGATGCCTTTTAAGTGAGACACAAGGCCAGCCCTTGAATGCCACAATCTTGGTAGACTGACTTACTTGCATTGCAGAAGATGATGTATTTTGCAGAAGCATGGATCTGTGGGTGTCCCCTATTGCTCATGAattagtttatttcatttatttttagagaTCAAGCTGTCACCCAtccccaacaaaaaaaatctttaacaaGATAGGCATTTTTACAGGGAGAGAccactgatggggggggggggggggtgaaataCTGAGCAAATTTAATCAGATTTCATAAGTTCTGCCTCCAGACTTCACTTCCCAGCAGCACTTTGGCAAATCGTTGTGCAACATTTTGCCTATTGAGCTCACCCGGCAGTTATGTAAATCCTAAAATTTCACCAGTGCGCTCCTAATGCGAGCCTTACAGGCTCTAgtaaggggaaggggggggcggggggggggatgggcaAAGTGGCTGGTATGAGGTAAAACAATCCAATCAGCCACAgggctgtttgttttactgaaaagaCCCAGCGCATATCCTGCCTCCAACGGATCGCAGCGATAAAGTtcccaaaaaagaaaacgaaAGAATAGGGAGCTCCGGTGAAAAAATGCCGTCAGGCAGCCGAAGCAGCAAGGCTCATATGGCGTGGTGGgtttgcgccatctggtgggAGAATTAAAATCTCCACCGACAGTGAAACTGTTTAACAGAGGttgaacacattttctgcaaGGTTTTGCTCAAATGGGTTAAGCACAACAGTGCCCCGgtgggaaatcgaaccagcgacCGTTCGGTTACGAGCCCGGCTGtttgccactatgctacactgccactcctgtatataatatataatggaGGATATATTTTATGTCATATATAATTTTGATGTCTCAACAACTAGACAGCAATTTTTCTGTGTCGAGCATCACTTGAGGTTCAAGTGATAGGTGCGTCACGCTTTGTGTCCCTGCCTGTCATTCAGGTCCAAGACCCGTGGTATTCCTTCAGCACGGCCTGCTAGCAGCCGGGAGCAACTGGGTGACCAACCTGCCCAACGGCAGCCTGGGCTTCATCTTGGCCGATGCCGGCTACGACGTGTGGATAGGCAACAGCCGCGGGAACACCTGGTCCAGGAAACATGTCACACTGACCCCGGACCAGGACGCATTTTGGGAGTTCAGGTACCGGCAGCCCCCACACTCCCAGCCTGCAATGTTTACGATGcctgtcaaaagtttggacacacctactcatagaatggattttcttcatttttactattttccacattttagaataatagtaaaaacatcaaaactattaaataacacaaatggaattatgcagtgaccaaaaaaatgttaaactaaTCAAAACTATCTTTTGATAGGAtttacttagctagctagtgggCCACactaatatttacattacacattgtattacattattgtcatttagcagatgttgttcatttatacatcttgatatttactgaggcatttgtgggttacGCAAACCTTTCGGGTACGAGCTCCACTATGTTACAATGCTGCCTGCATTTGGAGGTGTTCATCTTGGGAGTTTTTGCCTGGAGTCTGTAAAACCCCATAGTGTGCCAGAGGATGTACCTCTGTCCTTCAGTGTTTTTCTACTATGGTATTCCACCTCCTTTAAGGATCCATCATGACTCCATTTATATCACCTGTAGTGTGTCAGAAATTATATAAAGATTGTTCTCCACATGATGGATCTGCAGAAACTATCTCTCCGACACAGCAAGGATTCATTTGGTAAAAAGCATTAATTTTGTTGGAAACATGTTAAGCCTGTGTAAAGGGAATGCCACAGTGTCGTGCTGCTCTCCCTGTATTACAGCTATGATGAGATGGCAAAGAAGGACCTTCCAGCAGTGGTGAACCACATCACAAAGGTCACAGGACAGGAGCAGATTTTCTATGTAGGACATTCCCAAGGCACCACCATTGGTATGATGCACTTTCCTAATATAGTCCTTCTAATATAGTCCAcctgtttttaatctgtgttaATTTTAATTAGATCATAATCATGCGTATGGGTTATAATTTCTTATCTATCGTTTGTGATAGTGTCttaattgtgtgtatgtggtgtatgCATGCGGATAATAATGGCACTGGGTTCTCAATTTGCGTTGAGTAGAGTGGAGCTCTGTTGTTGTAAATGTGTAGGCCTCACATGATAGCTGTATACATTATCACAATGTTAAAATCCGTATAATTCATGTGGAGCTCTGTCCTGCAGAAAGTAAGAAACCATTGGCATGTAACATATGGCAAGCTGTTTGTTCTCTCATGTTTCGCTGCGTCTTAATTAGATGGGTTGATTCCATTGAACGGTTTGATGTTCTGAGGGTAACACTGTTCTGATATCAGTTCAGTAAAATGGTATTTTAACCCAAGTCCTCTCCTGTTTTTATCTTTACTTTTCCAAGCTGAGCCCAAAATTGTGTTATAATAAGCTACAACGTCTagaatataattaaaaaaatgtctcaaaTGCTGTCTCAAAACACCTCAGGACTCGGTCATGTCGTTTAACCTGTCTGACCCTGTTGTGGTTTCAGCTTTCATAGCTTTCTCCACCATGCCCGAGCTGGCCAGCAAAATCAAGATGTTCTTTGGTTTGGCCCCAGTGGCAACTGTGGCCTTTACTGAGAGCCCCATGACCAAACTCTCCATCTTCCCAGAGTTCCTGATCTGGGTAAGCCACACAGACTCTTCCACCACTGAAAAAGTACCATAGACATCAATATGGTGATGAACCAGCTAAGGATATAGATGTGATTCACAATTTATTAGGACTCCTTTAAAATGATGACTGTACTGCTTCAAAGTTAGGGGCATTACAGTTATACAGCCAGATTGTGGGATTACTGCATTGCTTGCTGACGTGGCCCCTACTTCATTATTTGCAGGACCTGTTTGGAAGGAAGGACTTCTTCCCACAGAGTCCTCTGATCAAGTGGTTTGCCACCAAGTTCTGCAGCCATGACCCACTGAGCGAGCTCTGTGGAAACATCTTCTTCGTCCTCTGTGGCTTTGATGAGAAGAACCTCAACATGGTCAGCTATCACTCTTGCTGTGCCTGTTCATTTGTCACATTAGGTTAAATGACCACAGTTTTTAGGAGTAATGTCATGACCACAAATTAGCTTTGTGACAGGCTGGTTCTGTGCTTATTTTGAGTTGAGaaatggaggagagaaaggacaTTACAAGTATTGTGTACAGCAATACATTGTATAACATTGTATCGTTTGACTAGCTTGGCAGCTACAGGTATGGCAACTATAATGGTAGTCTGTAGTATAATTGAATCAGAGGTTGTGCAGTACCTTATATTTTGAACTAGCAGATAGCCAGTGTTGTATCTGTTCTACCTTAATTTCAACTATTGAGttgaaaaagtaattaaagcGTAAATTTCACTTAATGTTTGTCTTGCTGAATTATACCTGATGATGTGCATGGCTCACTGTTTTGGCATGTCTTTGATGTTGTTCTGACGTTGTTCTggtgtcttcctctctcttccagtCCCGTACCCCTGTGTACACCACTCACTGCCCTGCTGGGACGTCTGTACAGAACATGATTCACTGGTCTCAGGTACTTGGAGATCAAAGTGGTCTCTTAAAAACCCTATTTCCACCACTATGTATCTTTCTCTGTATTCAGTGTAGAGCCCATCCATCTAATATAAGCAGCCTAGAGCGGCTagagttcattcattttggttAAAGCtggagggggatgggggtggggggtagggggcgATTGATCTTTTCGAAGCTCCTTTGGCATAAACAGTGTCACGGCTCTCCGCTTCTGTGCTCTGCCGCAGAGTAAGACATCACCCCTGATCACAGAGTCCAGGGCAGagcattcaccccccccccccccaaccctcccaaAAATACATCCTCTGGAATCTGGATTAGGCTCACAGATTAAATGGTATTCATCCCTCCCCGGGGCCTAACACAGGCCTCCTGGCAGCCCTGCTCTCAGTCCCCAGCTGCAGCCTTTGATGTTCTCCTACACTGTTACCGTACTCTCCATCCTTATCCCGCACAATTGCAGTCTTTGCTCTGAGGATGTCTGAACTTGTATTGCGTCACCTTTCATGTCAGCAAATTGCCTGcagtgaggattttttttaatgactacatttttttgggggggggtggggggtgggggctgtggaGGATTCCCACTTTGCTGATTATAAAATTAATGCCTTGTGCCATGTCACACTTGTCATGCCGCTGAGTTTTCTACAGTGAAgactttcatttgaataaaaatggaagGGATGGGAGGAGGAAGGAGTCTGACTTGGTGTTTAATTAATGCCTAGCTAGCTGAGAAAGTTGGGgactctttttttgtgtgtattactTGGCATGCTGTAATTTGGTATGAAAACTTCAGCTGGCAACGCCTAAAAAAAGGAACAGCGAAGTGAATAACAGTCTGTGCTGGGGCGTCGACAGTCTGCCACAGTGGCGCGCTTCCCCCAACGTTTGCACACCTTCAGCATTCCACTGAGTGCATGGGCGCGGCTCTTATCTTAAGACATCGCTGTTGCTCTCGGTGTCATCAGTGTGACACTCTCGTCACAGGAACGGGTTCTAACTTCTTCCTCTGATTCTGTGTTATGGAAAATTTTAATTGTCTCCATGGTAACAATTGCCACAAGGCCACAGCCTCAATTACATTGTGTACTGGTAATTGTAGATGTCACACAGTGCAGATATGACATTCGTCTCTGATTCATCTCTATTCTTCTGCCTCTGTCGACCTGTACTGTCAACATTTAATCCTGTGTATTGGCATTGTACTTAAAAGCACTGCCATTGTCCTTGTAAGGACCACAAGGAGTATGTCAAGgcatttgttgtattgttttgcattgtaaGATATATGCATGTCTTCTCCCAGGCAGTGCACCGTGGGAAGCTAATGGCGTATGACTATGGGAGAGCTGGGAACATGGCACATTACAACCAGGTGAgactgaaatgttgtttttaaaactgtctGTCTGGAGAGGGATGTTCCATCTTCCTAAATTTTATCAGCTTTCTCACttaggccaggttcacactacatgaCTTTCAAAGTCGTCAGATCGCTGGactgttcacactacacaacttgCTGTCTTGTAATCGGGAATTTTGAAGTCGTTGTGGTTTGCACACTACATGACCAGCGACAGGGTGTCACACATTACAAGATCTTTCACCAGAAGGAATCTCCGATGAGTCTGTCCGGTCTCCAAACTACGTTttgtcacaaaaacacacggGGAATGACGCCATACCGTGTGcgagatttttttcttccaaaaatggctACTATAGACAAAAGATAATATGCTCTGTAAGCAATATGGCCAAAATCTCAtctcacaatatttgtattttgacagggtactgctattattgatattgtttatgcaattaaattgtaatgtaagaaTCACAGTTTTAagtcatgaattcatattcacagtactgcagaaaTTTGTAAGGTCCAAGCAGACCGCGGAACTTTTGTTGAAGCCATGCTTGTTGGAGTTGTACAACTCCCCCCCCGGGTTTCCCCTCACCCCGTGTCTTGCGCTGTCATTGGCTGTAGCTCGTCGCCGCACTAACTGCCAGTCACAACTGGATCAcaacacttttcacactacaggatttggACTCCCCAACAGGTCCAGATATTTAGCCTGCTAGATATCTTTCGGGCGTCTGTGAGGCATCGGCAAGTCTCTCGGATGGCGTCTTTGAACAATTCACACATAGCGATCGAGAGCCGATTTGCGAGCTCCGAGTAAACGCTGATTTGCCTCTGATCTTGGGCTTTTCTCAGCGATCTTCAAAAACTGTCAGCGAGTGGAAAATCAGGGCTAAAAtcatgtagtgtgaacctggccttaTTCTCACTTTCTCACATACTCAGGAGAATGAAGTAGAATATGTCAGTGCCTATGCTTAAATTACTGCCAAATTTGGATAAGATCTCTTAGGGTATGTTGAACAACAAGAGATGTTAATCACAAATAGAGGTTTTGCCCATACAAATGATGGTTACCAGACACTTAGCTGATTCCTATCTCCTTCTGAATTACTGTTCTTGAATCAGTGCTCAGCTCGCTGAGTAGTAGTGATGGGGCACTAGCTTTCCAAACACTGATTAGATCAGTTTGTCTGAAGATTGTAAGGAGTGGAGGAGTCGTTTGGAACCATGATTTTCattactacattattacattattgtcatttagcagttgctcttatccagagggacttacacagtgcatctaatgaaGTGGCAAGAAAAACTGCGCAAACAGGATGCCACTAACCACACAGGAACAACCACATATGTTCCTCATTCATTTTGGCTTATGTACCCAGATATACATCTATAAATGACAAAGAAGTGGCAAATATTCGACTGCTCGGGTCGTGTTTATGGGCTTTAGAGTGGCTTTAGAGTGGACATATCTTTACATTTCTGGGTATGATTAGTGATCTGCAGTAGTTGTTTCACAGTGATTGGTTGTGCTCACTTCCACACGAAAACGATGCCTTGCACACACCACTCGGACCACATTAGAGCTGAACAGCAGTTTGATAAATGTGCTCTCGAGCAAAACTAGGTGAGAATTCACACGTTTGACTTCAGGATCCGAAGGCggcctgtgattttttttttctttttttgatgtgAAAACGATCCTGGTGTCAGTTTTCAGGCTGCGTTTTAACGTGGCCTCCTCACTCGTCTCTCAAGAGTTCTCGCCGCTGCCGCTGAACCTCTGACCCgatctcattttctctgttccCGGCAGTCGACCCCGCCTCTGTACCACGTGCGCGACATGAAGGTGCCCACCGCGCTGTGGTCGGGTGGCCACGACACGCTGGCCGACCCCAAAGACGTGGCCGTGCTCCTCACCCAGGTCTCCAACCTGGTCTACCACAAGCACATCCCCCACTGGGAGCACCTGGATTTCATCTGGGGCCTGGACGCCCCGCAGGAGATGTACAGCGAGATGGTGAAACTCATGAGCCAGCATCTCTAACACCCTTAGTCTTAACCTCATGACACCTCTTGGCCTGCTGCACACTTGATGCAGGCACCTGGCTTGTCACAAGAGATATAAGCAGTGCctttgtgagtctgtgtgtgtgtgtgtgtgtgtgtgtgtgtgtctgtgtctgattttactttcttttaaaGCAGTGACAGTTATCCGTGTGACATTTCTGTCAGTCAGCCGTCCACTCAGGATCGTTAGTGTTTTTGGTAACCTGCTGCTTTGTGTGGGAGTGAACTTTCCACTGTGCTTCCAGGGAATGTTTTAAGAAAGACAGTGTGTTAGAAACCTCAAAGGTATGTGAATAATGTACTTGTTGGTACATACATCTTGAACAGCTGTGCATGTTTGGTTCATTTTGGGATACTGTATTGAATATGGTGGTCCAGTTTTACCTCGAATACAAGTGCATTTCTTACCAGCATTGTAGTTTTATTGCTGTGCAGTTCAGTCTTAATGATTTTGATGCAATTAAAacttattttaatgtaaaccACTATTATTTCAatgatgtattttcattttgacattaagAATGTAATTTCTAATTCAGTGGTGTCCACACCTGCTGGTGCACTGATCAAAGAATATCTTATTGTTGACATTGAACTTTATATTTTCACTAACACCTGCTCTGTGAACCTAACAAGTCAATAAAACCAGCAAACCCCTTTCTTTCTAGAAGGTCATCTTTCAGCCTCTCAGGAGTACCCATGAAATGATTAACAGAACAACAGGAGCATCAATGCTTTATATTTATGTTCCTGTTATTTGCATCTaggtttttatttgtctttggaAGACAAAGACCAAGAAGACAGTTTGGTGTAAGACATCCAAATCAGTTATGAGTGAAGCGATTGCGATGTATTGCAGTCCTGGAGGTACTGACACGAAGGCAGAGGACACGAAGCCACCCACCAGGATACCGTACTAGCTTCATATGCTAATACCATAACACTGAGTGTAATTTTCACCAGCCACAGGTAATTAAGGTCTCTATCACCAATGAGGTGTGTAGCTCTAGTTAATATCCTCATGGGCAAATAGCACAAACAATccctagtgtgtgtgtttgtgttcacaaACTACTAATGACGTCCTTCAAAACCTACTCCCTTGTCTGCACTCTGTTCATATGCTGGGCAAGTGAAGCGGTGGCATTATGTCAGTGTTATTTATTAAAGCTTCTGCACATCCTGCAGTATAGAAAAAGACAATCTGATACAATCACAACATCTAAAAACTCATAGCACGCATTCATAGAGGAATGTTGGCTCACACTTATGAGTCATTTCTGTGTCTTCACTTTGCCTCGGCGGTGAAGTGCAACCAAAGAGCCACATCCACATGGGAAATTAAGTGCTTAACTTAAATAGTGTTTACATACGTGCTTTCATTAAATACaattgtgtaaaaatattgttCGGCAGGGTGCAATAACTTTTTGCAGTAACAATAATCTAACCGTGGACTAAAGACAACTATAGAAGTAGTTGGACGTGGAGGCTGAGTTGATCATTTCTCAAAT
This genomic stretch from Megalops cyprinoides isolate fMegCyp1 chromosome 1, fMegCyp1.pri, whole genome shotgun sequence harbors:
- the lipf gene encoding gastric triacylglycerol lipase; protein product: MTTPPAFSLVFGGQFILKERQGTSAGVKMSWLLLCVAFLVQGAVQCKGLMRRDIAGLDPEVNMNISEIIKYWGYPAEEHEVVTEDGYILSINRISCGAGSKACDGPRPVVFLQHGLLAAGSNWVTNLPNGSLGFILADAGYDVWIGNSRGNTWSRKHVTLTPDQDAFWEFSYDEMAKKDLPAVVNHITKVTGQEQIFYVGHSQGTTIAFIAFSTMPELASKIKMFFGLAPVATVAFTESPMTKLSIFPEFLIWDLFGRKDFFPQSPLIKWFATKFCSHDPLSELCGNIFFVLCGFDEKNLNMSRTPVYTTHCPAGTSVQNMIHWSQAVHRGKLMAYDYGRAGNMAHYNQSTPPLYHVRDMKVPTALWSGGHDTLADPKDVAVLLTQVSNLVYHKHIPHWEHLDFIWGLDAPQEMYSEMVKLMSQHL